A window from Neobacillus sp. PS3-40 encodes these proteins:
- a CDS encoding molybdopterin cofactor-binding domain-containing protein, with translation MNQEEWKYIGKRIPRVDGPEKTTGELKYMTDLQFPNMVWGKVLRAKYPHAKIVKIDTKEAEALAGVVAVLTYKDIPGFNGFGIVDPDQPVLCEDLVRTTSDAVALVAAETEEIAEVALSLIKVEYNQLEVVSDPEYAMTEAAPKLHPSGNTYSHVKIKNGDVEKAFQEADFILENTFISPRQMHAFIETEGGWAMVEKDGSLSIYCPGQYSFRDRLQVARALALNPDRIRVVSSPVGGGFGGKDEITVQIYLALLAFHTNGRPVKIHLKREESVQAGIKRHPFKVEVKTAVKNDGTIIGHKVRAVADTGAYASLGDAVIALAIEHACGPYKIPNIDLEGFCVYTNNGVSGAFRGFGVNQVCVGIETHIDIIAERLGISPIVVRRAHAYQQGEISGLGHIVKSSVGTHKTLEAAENCDLWVNRETYKSQASEPWKKRGIGIATSFHGIGMGIGIPDYGAATIELLPDGRFSVGVGCEEIGGGNGTVYALIAAEMLGCDIDNITVLQGDTSKTIDSGTISASRSTYTGGRAVATAAPFMIKLLTESAAEMLEVPLEKVSLADNKIEIKNHAISSVTYQEIYQFLYDNHYSAKVEGHFYLPKEKNQLKGSGGAPHHLYGYLTHVVLVEVDTLTGETEVLHVVSIPDAGRVLNLQGLEGQTEGGAVMGIGYTLYEDVVIENGVHRTRNLTDYIIPTIHETPIIETIPVGDPEPSGPFGAKGIGEVVMIPIIPAITNAIYDAVGVRLKHLPATPERVHQAMKEKKLKVERVSR, from the coding sequence ATGAATCAGGAGGAATGGAAATATATAGGGAAAAGAATTCCTAGAGTAGATGGGCCGGAAAAGACAACCGGTGAGCTGAAATATATGACGGATCTCCAATTTCCAAATATGGTTTGGGGTAAAGTGCTTCGCGCGAAGTATCCACATGCAAAAATAGTAAAGATTGATACAAAAGAAGCTGAAGCTTTAGCTGGTGTGGTAGCTGTTCTTACCTACAAAGATATTCCGGGATTTAATGGGTTTGGCATTGTCGATCCTGACCAACCCGTATTATGTGAGGATCTCGTTAGAACTACGTCGGATGCAGTCGCGTTAGTAGCGGCAGAAACAGAAGAGATAGCTGAGGTAGCCCTTTCCTTAATTAAAGTGGAATACAACCAACTTGAAGTTGTATCGGATCCTGAATATGCGATGACGGAAGCTGCACCCAAGCTTCATCCAAGTGGAAACACCTATAGCCATGTGAAAATTAAAAATGGTGATGTGGAAAAAGCCTTTCAGGAAGCTGATTTTATCCTGGAGAACACCTTTATTTCTCCAAGGCAAATGCATGCTTTTATTGAAACAGAAGGCGGGTGGGCGATGGTTGAAAAGGATGGCTCACTCAGTATCTATTGCCCTGGACAATATTCATTTCGTGATCGACTTCAGGTTGCTCGTGCATTAGCTCTTAATCCCGATCGAATTCGTGTCGTTTCTAGCCCCGTAGGAGGGGGATTTGGAGGAAAAGATGAAATTACCGTTCAAATTTACTTAGCTTTATTGGCTTTTCATACCAATGGTCGCCCAGTAAAGATTCACTTAAAAAGAGAAGAGTCTGTTCAAGCCGGAATTAAACGCCATCCTTTCAAGGTAGAGGTCAAAACAGCTGTAAAAAATGATGGAACCATTATTGGCCATAAGGTAAGAGCTGTTGCCGATACGGGTGCATATGCTTCATTGGGAGATGCTGTCATCGCTCTAGCCATTGAACACGCATGTGGCCCATATAAAATTCCAAATATTGATTTAGAAGGATTTTGTGTCTATACAAATAATGGGGTTTCGGGAGCTTTTAGAGGATTTGGAGTCAATCAGGTTTGTGTTGGGATCGAAACTCATATCGATATCATAGCAGAGCGATTAGGCATTTCTCCTATTGTTGTTAGAAGGGCACATGCTTATCAACAGGGAGAGATTTCTGGTTTGGGACATATTGTAAAATCCAGTGTAGGGACACATAAAACATTAGAGGCAGCAGAGAACTGTGACCTTTGGGTAAATAGAGAGACGTATAAATCCCAAGCTAGTGAGCCCTGGAAAAAAAGAGGAATTGGAATCGCAACCTCTTTTCATGGGATCGGTATGGGAATTGGCATTCCAGATTACGGGGCAGCAACGATTGAATTATTGCCTGACGGTCGATTTTCTGTTGGTGTCGGATGCGAAGAAATCGGTGGAGGAAATGGAACGGTGTATGCCTTAATCGCGGCAGAAATGTTAGGTTGCGATATAGATAATATAACTGTTTTACAGGGGGATACATCAAAAACGATTGATAGTGGTACGATTTCTGCTTCACGTTCAACATATACGGGTGGGAGAGCAGTTGCTACCGCAGCCCCATTTATGATCAAGCTTTTAACAGAATCAGCTGCAGAAATGCTAGAAGTTCCTTTAGAAAAGGTATCATTGGCTGACAATAAAATAGAAATTAAGAACCATGCCATTTCTTCCGTAACATATCAGGAAATCTATCAATTTTTGTATGACAACCATTATTCAGCTAAAGTTGAAGGGCATTTTTATCTACCAAAAGAAAAGAATCAATTGAAAGGTTCTGGTGGAGCTCCCCATCATTTATACGGCTACCTTACACACGTGGTACTTGTAGAAGTAGATACGCTGACGGGAGAAACGGAAGTTCTTCATGTCGTTTCGATACCTGATGCTGGTAGGGTCCTTAATCTGCAAGGATTAGAGGGACAAACGGAAGGCGGAGCCGTCATGGGAATCGGCTACACCTTATATGAAGATGTGGTAATTGAAAATGGAGTTCATCGAACTAGAAATTTAACAGACTATATTATTCCAACGATCCATGAAACACCCATCATAGAAACGATACCAGTAGGGGATCCAGAACCATCTGGCCCATTTGGTGCTAAAGGAATCGGGGAAGTGGTTATGATTCCAATTATCCCAGCTATTACCAATGCAATCTATGATGCAGTGGGAGTTCGTCTTAAGCATCTTCCTGCAACCCCTGAAAGGGTCCATCAAGCAATGAAAGAGAAGAAATTAAAAGTGGAGAGAGTTAGCAGATGA
- a CDS encoding XdhC family protein, protein MFQIMKDALKGQKVSALITITAHPDSTFLGKKFLAWEDGSFYHEQLETEIFSDRLRELCQSLFRKRKTKCIRLSVDQTEVEFFIEIFLPPPHLIIAGAGHVCVPVVQMASLLGFCTTVIDDRPEFARKSRFPLANEVICKSYLDFFRECKLSENTWVLLLTRGHQFDVMSLQELLKREETPAYIGMIGSRRRIAGVFEQIKNEFDETSLDHIYTPVGLDLGAETPAEIAVSIVAEILMVKNKKSGHSISNDIRKLAKLGFRGGESG, encoded by the coding sequence ATGTTTCAGATAATGAAAGATGCTTTAAAGGGACAAAAAGTAAGCGCTTTAATAACTATTACGGCGCATCCAGATTCGACATTTCTCGGAAAAAAGTTTTTAGCTTGGGAGGATGGTAGCTTCTATCATGAACAACTTGAAACGGAGATTTTTTCTGATCGTTTAAGAGAGTTATGCCAATCTCTCTTTCGAAAACGAAAAACAAAGTGTATTCGCTTATCTGTGGATCAAACAGAAGTCGAGTTCTTTATAGAGATATTCCTCCCACCTCCCCATCTAATCATTGCAGGAGCGGGGCATGTGTGTGTGCCAGTTGTCCAAATGGCGTCACTGTTAGGTTTTTGTACAACGGTTATCGATGATCGACCTGAGTTTGCAAGAAAGAGTCGTTTTCCACTGGCAAATGAAGTTATTTGTAAATCCTATCTAGATTTTTTTCGGGAGTGTAAACTTTCAGAAAATACGTGGGTTTTGCTCCTTACAAGGGGCCATCAATTCGATGTCATGAGCTTACAGGAATTGTTAAAACGGGAGGAAACACCCGCTTATATTGGGATGATTGGAAGCAGACGGAGAATTGCAGGAGTATTTGAGCAGATAAAGAATGAGTTTGATGAAACCTCCTTAGATCATATATATACACCTGTGGGCCTTGATCTTGGAGCAGAAACACCTGCGGAAATCGCTGTCAGTATAGTAGCAGAAATATTAATGGTAAAAAACAAAAAATCAGGTCACTCCATAAGTAATGATATTCGCAAACTAGCAAAACTAGGATTTAGAGGTGGAGAAAGTGGATGA
- a CDS encoding XdhC family protein, producing the protein MKIIKKAILLRLGGDAAALATIILKKGSVPRNVGSKMIIMRDGEIFGTIGGGCGEGEVIEKAFQVIDSGIPDQHTVDLTKGLFYEDGGICGGTFDVFIEPLTNKKE; encoded by the coding sequence ATGAAAATAATCAAAAAAGCTATTTTATTACGGTTAGGAGGTGATGCAGCGGCCCTTGCTACCATTATTCTCAAAAAGGGTTCTGTACCAAGGAATGTTGGTTCAAAAATGATTATTATGAGAGATGGTGAAATCTTTGGGACGATTGGAGGGGGTTGTGGAGAAGGAGAAGTGATCGAAAAGGCCTTTCAGGTAATTGATTCGGGGATACCTGACCAACATACGGTAGACCTTACGAAAGGATTATTTTACGAGGATGGCGGGATTTGTGGTGGTACATTTGATGTATTTATTGAACCATTAACTAATAAAAAGGAGTGA
- a CDS encoding NCS2 family permease, whose product MSEMPKSQTKGFLNSFFELEKRQTNVKTEILAGLTTFITMSYIIIVNPQILADAGVPKEAALAATIFASVIATLLMALWANFPVAIAPGMGLNAFFAYTVVLGQGLTWQTALGAVFISGIVFLLLTVTGVRQKIVDGVPGVLRSAIGVGIGLFIAFIGFKNAGIVISSDATFVALGDITKKGPLLALFGLIVAAILMAKKVKGSMLISVLITTVAAMIVGFISFPTSVSDIFSLQLPSISDTLFAMDLKGAIEYGVFSVIFSFTIVELFDNLATLIGLSKKAGLMDENGKIENLDRALQADAVATMCSAALGSTAMNAYVENATGISEGGRTGLSALTVAFLFILSLLFAPLIFLVPSVATAPILILVGALMLTEIKHISFDDYTDVIPVFLTIILMPLTYSIAQGLAFGFLSYTILKLATGKHKQVHWIMYFISIAFIIHFIISGH is encoded by the coding sequence ATGTCTGAAATGCCTAAAAGTCAAACCAAGGGCTTTCTGAACTCATTTTTTGAATTAGAAAAAAGACAAACCAATGTCAAGACAGAGATACTAGCTGGGTTAACCACATTCATCACGATGAGTTATATTATTATTGTGAACCCACAAATCTTGGCTGATGCAGGAGTACCTAAGGAAGCAGCACTAGCAGCAACCATCTTTGCGAGTGTAATTGCGACATTACTTATGGCGTTGTGGGCTAATTTCCCAGTAGCAATCGCCCCTGGAATGGGACTGAATGCCTTCTTTGCTTATACGGTTGTTCTTGGTCAAGGTTTAACTTGGCAAACAGCACTAGGGGCTGTGTTCATTTCAGGGATTGTTTTCTTGTTGTTGACCGTTACAGGGGTACGACAAAAAATTGTTGACGGTGTACCTGGAGTTTTAAGGTCAGCCATCGGGGTTGGAATAGGGCTATTTATTGCCTTTATTGGATTTAAAAATGCAGGTATAGTCATTAGCAGTGATGCTACCTTTGTTGCTCTTGGTGATATCACTAAAAAAGGTCCACTTCTAGCTTTATTTGGGCTTATTGTTGCTGCCATTTTAATGGCGAAAAAGGTAAAAGGATCTATGTTGATCAGTGTTCTTATTACAACGGTTGCGGCGATGATTGTTGGTTTTATATCCTTCCCTACTAGTGTAAGTGATATTTTCTCTCTTCAATTACCAAGTATTTCTGATACCCTTTTTGCCATGGATCTAAAAGGAGCAATCGAATACGGAGTATTTTCCGTTATTTTCTCGTTTACGATTGTAGAATTATTTGATAATCTTGCAACCTTGATCGGTTTATCGAAAAAAGCAGGATTAATGGATGAAAACGGAAAAATTGAAAACTTAGATCGTGCTCTTCAGGCAGATGCTGTTGCTACAATGTGCAGTGCAGCACTTGGAAGTACAGCTATGAATGCCTACGTTGAAAATGCTACCGGAATATCTGAAGGTGGAAGAACAGGTCTCTCCGCCTTAACCGTTGCTTTTTTATTTATACTCTCCCTACTATTCGCTCCACTCATTTTCCTAGTCCCTTCCGTAGCTACAGCACCCATTTTGATACTCGTTGGAGCACTAATGTTAACTGAAATAAAACATATTAGCTTTGATGATTACACAGATGTTATCCCTGTATTTTTAACGATTATCTTAATGCCTTTAACCTACAGTATCGCTCAAGGTTTGGCATTTGGATTTCTCTCTTATACAATTCTAAAGCTTGCTACTGGTAAACATAAGCAAGTGCATTGGATCATGTATTTTATTAGTATCGCTTTCATCATTCATTTCATCATCAGTGGACATTAA
- the ade gene encoding adenine deaminase — protein MKINKDSLKRRSSAAAKHVPADVVIKNGRIVDVFTLTTFEADVAITDGVIVGIGQYEGKKVIDASNQYICPGLIDGHVHIESAMVTPHEFAKVVLPHGVTTIIADPHEIGNVAGAVGIQYMINHSKNNPLTIYYMLPSCVPATSFENSGAVLTAEDLAPFYESELVLGLGEVMDYPSVFHFRDEMMNKIVDAMARDVCIDGHAAGVNPDGINVYMISGIRTDHECVNAEEVTERLQRGMYVMLREGSAARDMKQLLTAVNEKNARRCLFVTDDKHLDDLVAEGSVDYNVKLAIQEGIHPLLAIQMATLNAAECFGLKHKGAIAPSYDADFLLLDSLDDMSIHSVYKSGQLVAEKGECLPFSEDTPLIPSRLTNSVQIGNLVEKDLQIKLTAEVANIIEIIPNNLVTKRCFERITVENGLFQPSILDDQLKLVVVERHHQTGNIGMGIVKGFGISSGAMASTVAHDSHNIVAVGTNDADLFVAIKEIEKMNGGLVVVNNGNVIASLPLQIAGLISGKEYKTIYNELKNINAALTQIGFSGTFNPFLTLSFLSLPVIPEIKITDLGLFDVEKFKHIGLQEFE, from the coding sequence ATGAAAATAAATAAAGATTCTTTAAAAAGGCGGTCTTCTGCTGCTGCAAAACATGTACCAGCGGATGTTGTGATAAAAAACGGTAGAATAGTAGATGTATTTACCTTAACAACCTTTGAAGCAGATGTTGCGATTACGGACGGAGTCATCGTTGGGATTGGGCAATATGAAGGAAAAAAAGTGATTGATGCATCCAATCAATATATATGCCCAGGCTTGATTGATGGGCATGTACATATCGAGTCAGCCATGGTAACTCCTCATGAATTTGCCAAAGTGGTTCTTCCCCATGGAGTAACGACTATTATTGCAGATCCCCATGAAATTGGAAATGTAGCGGGTGCTGTGGGCATTCAATATATGATTAATCATTCAAAAAACAACCCCTTAACTATTTATTATATGCTTCCATCATGTGTACCGGCGACATCTTTTGAAAATTCTGGTGCTGTGTTAACTGCAGAGGATCTAGCCCCATTCTATGAATCCGAACTTGTCCTTGGTTTAGGTGAAGTAATGGATTATCCTTCTGTTTTCCATTTTCGGGATGAGATGATGAATAAAATAGTAGACGCTATGGCCCGAGACGTATGTATAGACGGACACGCTGCAGGTGTGAATCCGGATGGAATCAATGTTTACATGATATCAGGAATTCGGACCGATCATGAATGTGTCAATGCTGAGGAAGTAACTGAACGTTTGCAAAGAGGTATGTATGTGATGCTAAGAGAAGGTTCAGCGGCTAGAGATATGAAGCAGCTATTAACAGCAGTAAATGAAAAAAATGCGCGCAGATGTTTATTTGTAACGGATGATAAACACCTGGATGATTTAGTAGCCGAGGGCAGTGTTGATTATAATGTAAAGCTAGCTATTCAAGAGGGGATTCATCCATTACTCGCTATTCAAATGGCAACCTTAAATGCAGCTGAATGTTTTGGACTGAAACATAAAGGTGCCATTGCCCCTAGCTATGATGCTGATTTCCTTCTCTTAGACTCGTTGGATGATATGTCTATCCATTCAGTCTACAAATCTGGCCAATTGGTTGCGGAAAAAGGGGAATGCCTTCCATTTAGTGAAGATACTCCGTTAATCCCATCAAGATTAACCAATAGTGTTCAAATAGGTAACCTTGTGGAAAAGGACTTACAAATAAAGTTAACAGCTGAGGTTGCCAATATTATTGAAATCATCCCGAACAATTTGGTTACTAAAAGATGCTTTGAAAGAATTACAGTTGAAAATGGACTATTTCAACCATCTATTTTAGATGATCAATTGAAACTTGTAGTAGTAGAGAGGCATCATCAAACAGGTAATATAGGAATGGGAATTGTCAAAGGCTTTGGCATATCGTCTGGTGCCATGGCTTCAACGGTTGCACACGACTCCCATAATATTGTTGCGGTTGGAACAAATGATGCCGATTTGTTTGTAGCCATTAAAGAGATTGAAAAAATGAATGGAGGTCTTGTTGTCGTCAATAATGGTAATGTCATTGCATCACTTCCGCTCCAAATTGCTGGATTAATTTCTGGAAAAGAGTACAAAACGATTTATAATGAATTGAAAAACATAAATGCAGCATTAACACAAATAGGATTTTCAGGAACGTTCAATCCATTTTTAACATTATCTTTTTTATCGCTTCCAGTCATTCCGGAAATAAAAATAACAGATCTGGGACTTTTTGATGTAGAAAAGTTCAAACATATTGGATTACAAGAATTTGAATGA